The Steroidobacteraceae bacterium genomic interval CGTCGAGTCTCTGCAGATCGCGCCGACGAGAAATCCGGAGTGGACGGCAGACGAGCTGGCCAAGCTCTCTCAGGCCCAGCGCGACCTGTTTTCCGACAACGAAGGCCGAGCGTTGAGGGAACTTCGCAAACTTCCCTTCGACTTTCACTATCGATATCGGCCGATCGATGTGCCCAATGCGATCGCAAGCACGCACAAAATTGTCGATTGGGAGGCCGGTGCGCTGTTCTGGAATCTTCAGCGCAGTCATCCCGAGAACTGGGAATCCCCGTTCCGGCAGAAGTTCGAGCAGGAACTACCAACGAGGGATCTTATGTTCCTGATGGGAACCATTCATCGATTCCCGGACCAGTGGCTAATCGTCAGCGTGATCTACCCGCCTAAGCAGCGCGCCCTGAGGCTTCTCTAACCACTCCCTCAGCCGTGATATGGCTGACACCCGCACCCACCTCCGCGGCAACCGCGCGAGCGACGAATGTCCGGTGGCATCGGTTGAAATCCGCTTCGTAGCAGAGCAAGGCCGTGCGTTGCGTCTTTGACACCGCCGCCAGGTCTTGAATGGCCGACTGCTGCTGACCCAGATGCTTCATGAAGGCCCGTGTGTAGCGCACCCAGTCTCCGTCTTCCCGGTAGGCATCGCGAACCGGCTTGGGGCATCCCAAGGCCCGAATATGGCAGTAGGCAATGCCGGCGCGTTCCAGTGCTGCGGAAAGGGCCGATTTAGAGAACCCCGGCTTGCGCGATATGGGAGCTTCTCGGACATCCACTACCAGACGCACATCTCTTGCACGCAGCTCTGCCAGGAACTCGTCCAGCGTGCGGCCTTCGTAGCTGGCGGTAAATACGGTCACGGGCCGAAGTATGCCATCGACTGCGCGCCTGCGGTAAGGCAGCGTTGCCGATTCCGACCTACGATTTGTCTACGCTATAGAGGGCTATTCACCCACCCATCGCCCAATCCGCGCACAGCAACTCAGCCTGCGCCAGCACCGTCTTCACAGCATCTTCCTGTAGATCCGGCGGATATCCATATTTATTCAGAATCCGCTTAACCATCACCTTGATCTTCGCTCGCGCGCTCTCGCGCAGCGTCCAGTCGATGGTTACGCTCTTGCGCACCTGGGTGATGAGCTCCGCAGCGATCACCTTCAGCTTGTCGTCCCCCATCGCTGTCAGGGCAGACTCGTTGGCGGCCAGGGCGTCATAGAACGCCTTCTCATCCTCCGTCAGCCCCATCTCCTGCCCCGCCTTGGTGGCGGCGTCGAGATCCTTGGCGAGCTTGATCAGCTCCTCAATCACCTGCAGCGTAGAGATCGCACGGTTGTGATACCCGTTGAGGGTCTTCTTCAGCTTCTCGCTGAACACCTGGCTCTGCACCAGATTACGCTTCGAGCGGACCTTCAGTTCATCCCTGAGCAGCTTTTCCAGCAGCTCGGCTGCGACATTCTTGTGCTTGAGCCCGCGCACCTCGGACAGGAATTGGTCACTGAGAATGCTGATATCCGGCCTGGCGAGGCCAGCGGCGGTAAAGACGTCGATCACCTCCCCATCGGTGGTAATCGCACTGCTCACCAGCTGTCGAATTGCCGCGTCAATCTGCTCCGGGCTCCGACCACTGGCGCCGCTGCGCTTGTTCAACACCGCCTGCAGCGCCTGGAAGTACGACACGTCATCCCGAATCTTCGTAGCCTCGTCGCTGGAAGCGCACAGGGCGAAGGCGCTGGAAAGCTCCATCACTACCTGCACCCAGCGCTGTTTGCCGTCTTCCTGCGCGAGGATGTGCTCCTGCCCGGCAGGCAGCAACGCGAGGCGTTCCGACGGCTTGCCGGTGGTCCACTTGTCCCAATTAAATCCGTGCAGCATGTCGCAGGCGATGCCGTGCTTCTCCAGCATCACGGCGACGGCCTGGGCTTCATCCAGCGTCGGGCTGCCGTGGCCGCCGCTCTCGGTATAGGTGGCCAGCGCCTGCTTCAGCTGATCGGCGAGGCCGAGGTAATCCACCACCAGGCCGCCGGGTTTGTTCTTGAACACGCGGTTCACGCGGGCGATGGCCTGCATCAGGCCGTGGCCCTGCATGGGCTTGTCGGCATACATGGTGTGCAGGCAGGGGGCGTCGAAGCCGGTCAGCCACATGTCGCGCACGATCACGATGCGGAATGGGTCTTTGGCGTCCTTGAAGCGGTTGGCGAGCTTGCGGCGCTTCTCCTTGTTGCGGATGTGCGGCTGCCAGTCGGGGCCGTCGTCGGCGCTGCCGGTCATCACCACCTTCACCACGCAGGCCTTGCCCTTCTCGGCCTCCGCGTCGTCGTCCTTTGCGCTGGCCCAGTCGGGGCGCAGGGCGATGATGGCGTTGTAGAGATCCACCGCAATGCGGCGGCTCATGCAGACGATCATCGCCTTGCCGTCCATCGCCTCCCAGCGCTTCTCGAAATGCGCCACCATGTCGGCGGCCACCAGCGCGATGCGCTTCGGGTCGCCCACCAGCGCCTCCAGCGCGGCCCACTTGGACTTGAGCTTCTCCTTCTTCGTCAGCTCCTCGCCTTCGGTGATCTCCTCGAACTCCGCGTCGAGCGTCGGCAGCTCGGCGGCGTTCAGGCTGAGCTTGGAGATGCGGCTCTCGTAGTAGATCGGCACCGTGGACTTGTCGGCGACGGCGCGCTGGATGTCGTAGATGGAGATGTAGTCGCCGAACACCGCCCGCGTGTTCGCGTCCGTCTTCTCGATGGGCGTGCCGGTGAAGCCGATATACGAGGCATTCGGCAGGGCATCGCGCAGGTTGCTGGCGAAGCCGTAGGACATCTTGCCGGTCTTCTCGTTGACCTTACCGCCGAACCCGTACTGGCTGCGATGCGCCTCATCGGCGATGACGACGATGTTCGGCCGCGTACTCAACGCGGACATGGTCTCGCCGCTTTCGGGCATGAACTTGTGGATGGTGGTGAACACCACGCCACCACTGGCCCGGTTCAGCAGTTCGCGCAACTGCTCGCGGCTGCTGGCCTGCACGGGAACCTGGCCCAGCATGTCCGCGCAGCGCTGGAACTGGCCGAAGAGCTGATCGTCGAGATCGTTGCGATCGGTCAGTACCACCAGCGTCGGATTCTGCATCGCCGGATGCCGCACCACGCGCGCGGCGTAGAAGAGCATGGAGAAGCTCTTGCCCGAGCCCTGCGTGTGCCAGACCACGCCGGCACGGCGGTCGCCCGGCTTGCCGCCGTGCATCCGGCCCGCCCAGTAGGTGCCCGAGTCTTCGCGCACTGCCATGCCGCTGGCGCGCACCGTCTCCTCCACCGCCGCGTTCACCGCATGGAACTGGTGGTAGCCCGCGATGATCTTGTGCAGCGCGCCCGAGTCCGGGTCTTCCTCGAAGACAATGAAGTGCTGCAGCAGGTCGAGGAAGCGCCGTTGGTCGAAAACGCCGCGTACCAGCACGTCCAGCTCCAGCGCGGTCTTCGGTGCGTCGCCGTCACCATCGATGGTGCGCCAGACCTTGAACCACTCCTGGTTCGCGGTGAGCGAACCCATGCGGGCGTACGTGCCATCGCTCACCACCAGCGCGGCGTTGTAGTGCAGCAGCGAGGGGATCTCTGCCTTGTAGGTCTGCAACTGCCGGTAGGCTGCCCAGATGTCCGCGTCCTCGTCCGCCGCGTTCTTCAGCTCGATCAGGCCCAGCGGCAACCCGTTGAGAAAGACCACGATGTCCGGGCAGCGGTTGTGCTGCCCCTCGATCACCGCGAACTGATTCACTGCGTACCAGTCGTTGGCCTGCACTTCGGTGAAGTCGACCAGTCTTACGTTGTCGCCGGCGATGCCGCCGTCGGGCCGTGGATATTCCACGGACACACCATTGCGCAAGAAGCTGTGGAAGCCTTTATTTGTCTGAGTGAGCGAGGGTGTCGTGACCCTTAGCACCTTTCGCAGCGCGTCCTCCCGGGCCTCCTCGGGAATGGAGCCATTGAGTCGCCGGATCGCGTCTCGCAGACGACCCACCAGAACGACCTCACCAAACGAATCCCGCTCTGCCGTTGGTTCGCCGGGCGCGATGTGCGGGCCGTGGGCAATCGTGTAGCCCAGCTCATTGAACCATTCGAGGGCAGCATCTTCGACAATGGATTCGTTGAGGCTCATGGACTCAGAAACGGAGACCTAGAAGTGAGCCGCTGACTGTCGCATCGGTCAGCGTTGCCCTAACAAACGCCCGAAGATTGAAGTCTTCCGAAAATTCAGCCCAAGGAACCTCGTCGGAATTGAGGGTGCAAATGTATTGGAACCCACGTGACTCCGCCTCTTTCGCCGCAACCTCTAGCGCCAACGCCCGCTGCCGTTCATCAACGCCATCAAAGATCGCGCTGTCGTGAACTAGGATCTTCGGTGAGGGAGATTTCTCCGCCCATAGAGACGCGATAGTCATGTCGTAGCAGAACACTTTCATGTTTCCGACGCCGCTGCTGCCCGACCTCTCGATTTCGACATCAAACTTGAACCCTGTTGCAGCGACATCGATAGCCAATCGCCCCGGCACGTTGTAAAGGCGCTCAGTAAAGGCATTGAATAGCTCGATGGCTTTTTCCCAAATCCCATGGCGTTCGTCATAGTCCCGTCGTGCCTTCTGCTGCAGGACTTCCTGATCAATCTTCAATTGGCTCAAGCCCGTCTCACAGGCTTTCAAGTTGTCGATTGATGAAGTGACTGAGTTGAGTTCGTTGACTGTATCCAGGTGGCGCTTTTGAATTAGATTGTATTCTTCGAGGGCTCCATGGGTTTGCAACACCGCCATCACAGCCGCCCGCTCGTTACTCTTTTCCTTGATTATGTGTTCACGGCTCACCATGTCTCGCTTTAGCCGCGACACTTCTGCCGCGAGAAACCGGCGGCGATTCTCGATGATGTCATGATGGAACGCCTGCACTTCTTCAATTCGGCGCAATGTCACTCCAGGCAGTGACACGCCAGCCTCAGCGTATAGCTTCTCGATGGCGTTCGGTACCGGAACGCTTCCCTCACTGAGTGCCTTCTCGTAAAGGGACAGCATTCGCTGATCCACGGCGTTCTTGTTCGAAGCCTCATGGATCTCGCCCGTCAGATGATTCGCCTGTGTTCGGATCTCAGTGTATTGGGGGTGGACCCTAAAAGAAGTCAAGTCCGCAGCTTCGGCATCGACTTTCTTTTGGAGTCTCACTCGTCTGGCCTCCAGATCTCCAAGGGACCCGACGAAGCCTTTTACCACGCCAGCACTTGCCGCCTTTTTCAGGCTTTCTAGTCCCTTTTTTCGGTCCTTGAACAGTTGAAGCTCCGAAGCATCCGCCCACGCCAGTCCAAGCAGAAAGGCATTGTGGACCTGCTTATCCCACTCAGCTTGCTTCCTGTGGTGCTCGAAAGGCGTCGAGAATGCATCCTTTCCACGCCTGATGCTGTAGGAGATTAGGCTGCGGAAAGTTGGCTGATATTTGCCCTCCGTGTCGAGCGGCAGCCTGTAAAGAAGGTTTCCCAGGAGCGCGTTCCAGTCGCGAAGACCAAAACCGGATTCCCCGTTCTTCTTCTTCGGCTTAATGGGAAAGTCGCTCGTCTCGCCATCGACGAAAACATTGTTTGGATCATCAACGCAACGCGTGACCGAAAGCGTTTGTCCGTCGACTTCGAAGTCCAGCGTAAACTCCCATCCCTTTAACGCATCGACAAGTAACCCCTTGCCTCTTGAGGATTTCGCGCCAAGGCAAAAGTGAATAATCTCGATCAGCGTCGATTTTCCGAGGCCGTTGCGAGAATCGCGCTTTGTGGACTCCTGCATCCGGTCCGCCCAAACGACATTGAACCCTGCGCTGAACTCGACAGTCTTAAACGACGGATGATTTGCTGAAAGCTTTTTAATCATGGGAGTTCACGCTTAACGATAAGGCCATTGAGCGTGTCGATCGCGCCGATGGCATAGAGAAAATCGAGGACGAGAACGAATCGGCCATACGTTCCAATCTCAGGGGCGTGCTTAGCGTGGTCCCAGATGGCCGTGGGGGTTAGCGGTGCTTCCAAAAGTGAGAGAAGCGCTGCCCCGGCTCCAAGCAGCGACCGATCTAGAGGAACGTGCTTGGTGGGCAGAATCATTTCTCGAACACGTCACACTTTTCGAAGAGGTACACAAGCACAGCCAACCCGGCAGACCGTTGAGATTGCCCCTTCAATCCGCGCTGAGAGAACTCGCACATCAGATCGAAAAGCTCGTCTCCACGTTGCCCTTCTCGTCGCAGGCGAAAATACTCCTCGAGGAAGCCTGCTTTCAGTCTTTCGGGGTACTCTGGATCGATCAACGACTCGTTCTGAACGAATTCTCCTACTAGCCGCGCCACGCTGAGGCCCATCGTAATTGTCACCCGGCTTCCGTTAGTCAAGTCATTACGGCCAATCTTCTCTTCGGGAGCGACCAGAGAAAGGTCAGCCGAATCAGCATCAGGCTGATACTTGTTTACCCATACTGTCGCTAGCTGAAGCTCAGGGAATCCAATCTGTGCGAAAGCAGCGTTCAGTCCTTCTCGAACATTTGCCTCATGCTCTACCTTGAGCCGGTGCAGCGCCTCGATGGTGAAGTGGGCTTCTTGTTTGTCGATTTGCGTATGATGATCGCCGCACAAATAGATCAAATTGCTGTAGTGGTTTCTTTGTTCGTCCGTCATTGACGCATCGAATCGAGCGGCTTTGGGTTGCTCACCGGCAATGTGGGCGGCCTCACCAAGGATTACAGGATCCCCACCAGTAGGAGCATCAATAGTAAGTTGACGCGGGCAGCCAGGGAATGCGCACCGATCACCACTACGGAAAGCTAAGAGAAGCTTTGTTGGGTATGACGCGCTCATTTGAATACTTCTGTTGCAACGCCCAACTCACCGCTCAGCAGCTTCGGCAGCAGCGTGTCGCGCAGGGTGGCGAGGGTGCGGGATTGGTGGAGGTTGGCGGTGATTTGGGATGCAAGGGGCCGTGCGGCTCTCTCGAATGCGATTACTAGTTCATGAGGCGGAAGCACGCATTTCACACCTGCCAATAGTTTCGTTGTCAGACTTCCGCGTGAGCTATGGGAATCGGAAAGCTGGCGGAACTCTTCGTAGCGGCGCGCCAAGTCGAAGAAAAGAAAAAGATCTGACGACACCTCCGGATTTGAAGCTAGTGCAACGACCGACTGGTTAATGTAGCTCTCAAATGTCAGAAGCGAGGTCTGTCCGCGTGTGTGCCCTTGTCCGGCTCCCGCGATGACAGTGCAGCCTGCTCGCGCAACCCGTGCGCTAGAATTCTCAACCCCTGCTTTCGTGATCGTCTTCTCGGTATCAATGATGAATGTGCTTCGCGTCTCGCCCGAGGAGAGCCACGGAATATTACCGCCCCAATAGGTAGCTTCCTTTGTGCTGGGCGTGCCCCCACTGAAAATCGCCTGACAGGTTTCGTCGATGGTAGTGACGCGCCAACCCGCTGGAATGTGGCCCAGTTCGGAGTCTTGGAAATATGCAGGAAAGAGCGCGGCGGTGGCAGGATCGAGGGCTGTGGGGTGGCGGCCATCGAGCTTGGCGCGGACGGGGTCGAAGTCAACGAACCAGCTCAGGAACATCGCCCGCGCCATCGCCTCCAACGTCGCGTTCATCCGCTGGTTTAGTTCGATCTTGTCGTCCAGCGCCCCAAGCACCGCTGCGATGGCTTTTTGCTCGACGAGGGGGGGGATTTCGAGATTCCGAACGTAGACGGCCGATCGCGTTGTGGAAGGTATCGGCGAGCCGTCGTCGATCTCTCCGAGCTTGTGATATTTGATGGCGTAGTAGAGCCATCGGATGTCAATCTCAGACTTCGGTACAACGTAATAGGCCGTATCGATAACGAAGAACGGTGCGGGTGAATATTCGACTCCCCGGTAGGCGCCCTTCCGACCAAGGATTACCCCTGGACCCGGAGCGAGTGCGCTGTCTGTCCAACCAATTGGGCCATTGCTGCCGTATACGCGATATCGCCCATTTGTCTCGTCATAGTCGCGTAGAGACTTGCCGTATTCCAGCGAGATTTCTTGGCCCCATGTGCTGATGCGCCAGTCACCCACCTATGCACAGCCTCTCTAGGTTGGCTTTGATGGATTGTTCCAGCGCCGCGGACTCAGCGAACTGGGCGTGCAGTTCGGCGATAAGCCGTGGCATCTTTTTCTCAAACATTTCGCCGTCGTCCTCGACTTGTTCTGCTCCGACGTACCGACCGGGCGTAAGAACGTAGCCGTGCGCGACGATTTCGGTGGTGGACGCGGACTTACAGAAGCCAGGGACATCTTCGTATGGATGCGCGTCTCCTGCTCTCCGCCAGTGATGGTAAGTGTTGGCAATTTTCTGGAGGTCTTCGTCTGTCAGCTCGCGGTGGACGCGATCAATGAGGGTGCCAAGTTTGCGGGCGTCGATAAATAGAGTTTGCTTGCGGCGTTCGCGGAAGCCTCGTTTGGCGTCGGCGGCTTTGTTTTTTGCTAGGAACCATGCACAGACAGGAATCTGCGTGCTGTAAAACAGCTGACCAGGCAATGCGACCATGCAGTCCACTAGATCTGCCTCGATGATCGCGCGACGAATCTCCCCCTCTCCAGACTGATTCGATGACATGCTGCCGTTGGCCAACACGAACCCCGCATACGCATTCGGCGCGAGGTGATGAATAAAGTGCTGCACCCATGCAAAGTTGGCATTGCCCTTGGGCGGAACGCCGAACTGCCAGCGCACGTCGTCGTCCTTTCGGAACCAGTCGGAGTCGTTGAACGGCGGGTTGGCCAGCACATAGTCGGCGCGCAGGTCTGGATGCAGGTCGCGGCGGAAGGTGTCGGCGTGCTCGGGCCCGAAGTCCGCCTCGATGCCGCGCAGCGCGAGGTTCATCACCGCGAGGCGGCGGGTGGTGGCGTTGCTCTCCTGGCCGTAGATGCTGATGTCGCCCAGTTTGCCGCCGTGGGATTCGACGAACTTCTCCGACTGCACGAACATGCCGCCGGAGCCGCAGGCGGGGTCGTAGATGCGGCCCTTGTAGGGGGCGAGCATCTCGACCAGGCAGCGCACCACGCAACTCGGCGTGTAGAACTGCCCGCCGTTCTTGCCCTCGGCACTGGCGAAGCGGGTGAGGAAATACTCGTACACGCGGCCGAGCAGATCGATGGAGCGGTGCCCTTTCTTGTTGGACGAGCTCTCGCCTTCGCTGGCGGCCGTCAGTTCAATGGTGGCGATGACGTCGATGAGTTCGCCGAGGCGCTGCTTGTCGAGGCCGGGGCGGGCGTAGTCCTTGGGCAGCACGCCCTTGAGGCGCGGGTTGTCGCGCTCGATGGCGACCATGGCGTCGTCCACGATCTTGCCGATGGTGGGCTGGCGGGCAGCGGCCTGCAGG includes:
- a CDS encoding DUF2326 domain-containing protein translates to MIKKLSANHPSFKTVEFSAGFNVVWADRMQESTKRDSRNGLGKSTLIEIIHFCLGAKSSRGKGLLVDALKGWEFTLDFEVDGQTLSVTRCVDDPNNVFVDGETSDFPIKPKKKNGESGFGLRDWNALLGNLLYRLPLDTEGKYQPTFRSLISYSIRRGKDAFSTPFEHHRKQAEWDKQVHNAFLLGLAWADASELQLFKDRKKGLESLKKAASAGVVKGFVGSLGDLEARRVRLQKKVDAEAADLTSFRVHPQYTEIRTQANHLTGEIHEASNKNAVDQRMLSLYEKALSEGSVPVPNAIEKLYAEAGVSLPGVTLRRIEEVQAFHHDIIENRRRFLAAEVSRLKRDMVSREHIIKEKSNERAAVMAVLQTHGALEEYNLIQKRHLDTVNELNSVTSSIDNLKACETGLSQLKIDQEVLQQKARRDYDERHGIWEKAIELFNAFTERLYNVPGRLAIDVAATGFKFDVEIERSGSSGVGNMKVFCYDMTIASLWAEKSPSPKILVHDSAIFDGVDERQRALALEVAAKEAESRGFQYICTLNSDEVPWAEFSEDFNLRAFVRATLTDATVSGSLLGLRF
- a CDS encoding DUF488 domain-containing protein; translation: MTVFTASYEGRTLDEFLAELRARDVRLVVDVREAPISRKPGFSKSALSAALERAGIAYCHIRALGCPKPVRDAYREDGDWVRYTRAFMKHLGQQQSAIQDLAAVSKTQRTALLCYEADFNRCHRTFVARAVAAEVGAGVSHITAEGVVREASGRAA
- a CDS encoding ABC-three component system middle component 6, with product MILPTKHVPLDRSLLGAGAALLSLLEAPLTPTAIWDHAKHAPEIGTYGRFVLVLDFLYAIGAIDTLNGLIVKRELP
- a CDS encoding class I SAM-dependent DNA methyltransferase; this translates as MPRKSARTKPKSTASLGFEAKLWLTADKLRNNMDAAEYKHVVLGLIFLKYISDTFEEHRAKLVSAKGDYAGANPEDPDEYKAENVFWVPAEARWSHLQAAARQPTIGKIVDDAMVAIERDNPRLKGVLPKDYARPGLDKQRLGELIDVIATIELTAASEGESSSNKKGHRSIDLLGRVYEYFLTRFASAEGKNGGQFYTPSCVVRCLVEMLAPYKGRIYDPACGSGGMFVQSEKFVESHGGKLGDISIYGQESNATTRRLAVMNLALRGIEADFGPEHADTFRRDLHPDLRADYVLANPPFNDSDWFRKDDDVRWQFGVPPKGNANFAWVQHFIHHLAPNAYAGFVLANGSMSSNQSGEGEIRRAIIEADLVDCMVALPGQLFYSTQIPVCAWFLAKNKAADAKRGFRERRKQTLFIDARKLGTLIDRVHRELTDEDLQKIANTYHHWRRAGDAHPYEDVPGFCKSASTTEIVAHGYVLTPGRYVGAEQVEDDGEMFEKKMPRLIAELHAQFAESAALEQSIKANLERLCIGG
- a CDS encoding type I restriction endonuclease subunit R codes for the protein MSLNESIVEDAALEWFNELGYTIAHGPHIAPGEPTAERDSFGEVVLVGRLRDAIRRLNGSIPEEAREDALRKVLRVTTPSLTQTNKGFHSFLRNGVSVEYPRPDGGIAGDNVRLVDFTEVQANDWYAVNQFAVIEGQHNRCPDIVVFLNGLPLGLIELKNAADEDADIWAAYRQLQTYKAEIPSLLHYNAALVVSDGTYARMGSLTANQEWFKVWRTIDGDGDAPKTALELDVLVRGVFDQRRFLDLLQHFIVFEEDPDSGALHKIIAGYHQFHAVNAAVEETVRASGMAVREDSGTYWAGRMHGGKPGDRRAGVVWHTQGSGKSFSMLFYAARVVRHPAMQNPTLVVLTDRNDLDDQLFGQFQRCADMLGQVPVQASSREQLRELLNRASGGVVFTTIHKFMPESGETMSALSTRPNIVVIADEAHRSQYGFGGKVNEKTGKMSYGFASNLRDALPNASYIGFTGTPIEKTDANTRAVFGDYISIYDIQRAVADKSTVPIYYESRISKLSLNAAELPTLDAEFEEITEGEELTKKEKLKSKWAALEALVGDPKRIALVAADMVAHFEKRWEAMDGKAMIVCMSRRIAVDLYNAIIALRPDWASAKDDDAEAEKGKACVVKVVMTGSADDGPDWQPHIRNKEKRRKLANRFKDAKDPFRIVIVRDMWLTGFDAPCLHTMYADKPMQGHGLMQAIARVNRVFKNKPGGLVVDYLGLADQLKQALATYTESGGHGSPTLDEAQAVAVMLEKHGIACDMLHGFNWDKWTTGKPSERLALLPAGQEHILAQEDGKQRWVQVVMELSSAFALCASSDEATKIRDDVSYFQALQAVLNKRSGASGRSPEQIDAAIRQLVSSAITTDGEVIDVFTAAGLARPDISILSDQFLSEVRGLKHKNVAAELLEKLLRDELKVRSKRNLVQSQVFSEKLKKTLNGYHNRAISTLQVIEELIKLAKDLDAATKAGQEMGLTEDEKAFYDALAANESALTAMGDDKLKVIAAELITQVRKSVTIDWTLRESARAKIKVMVKRILNKYGYPPDLQEDAVKTVLAQAELLCADWAMGG
- a CDS encoding restriction endonuclease subunit S, translating into MGDWRISTWGQEISLEYGKSLRDYDETNGRYRVYGSNGPIGWTDSALAPGPGVILGRKGAYRGVEYSPAPFFVIDTAYYVVPKSEIDIRWLYYAIKYHKLGEIDDGSPIPSTTRSAVYVRNLEIPPLVEQKAIAAVLGALDDKIELNQRMNATLEAMARAMFLSWFVDFDPVRAKLDGRHPTALDPATAALFPAYFQDSELGHIPAGWRVTTIDETCQAIFSGGTPSTKEATYWGGNIPWLSSGETRSTFIIDTEKTITKAGVENSSARVARAGCTVIAGAGQGHTRGQTSLLTFESYINQSVVALASNPEVSSDLFLFFDLARRYEEFRQLSDSHSSRGSLTTKLLAGVKCVLPPHELVIAFERAARPLASQITANLHQSRTLATLRDTLLPKLLSGELGVATEVFK